From Acidimicrobiales bacterium, one genomic window encodes:
- a CDS encoding DNA-formamidopyrimidine glycosylase family protein: MPELLEIETYRRAAEPVVGRRIDVVVAPDEWYAKGDTTTDELRAVLPGRTILGTRRIGKLLLLDTDGPTLGLRFGMTGRLLVDGGASIDQLEYSSDRNDPAWDRFGIVFRGGGDLVIRDPRRLGGVELDPDESRLGPDAMTVTLAPFRALLRSSGAPVKARLMDQAKLAGMGNLLTDDALWRAGIDPTRPADSLSDAEVQRLHRSMRRTLRVLGERGGSHTGDMQPARVRGGACPKCGEELCRGDVGGRTTYWCPRHQS; the protein is encoded by the coding sequence ATGCCCGAACTCCTCGAGATCGAGACGTATCGCCGTGCCGCCGAGCCGGTCGTCGGCCGTCGCATCGACGTCGTCGTGGCCCCCGACGAGTGGTACGCGAAGGGTGACACGACCACTGACGAGCTGCGGGCGGTGCTCCCGGGGCGGACGATCCTCGGCACCCGGCGCATCGGCAAGCTGCTCCTGCTCGACACCGACGGCCCGACGCTCGGTCTGCGCTTCGGGATGACCGGACGGCTGCTGGTCGACGGTGGCGCGTCGATCGACCAGCTCGAGTACTCGAGCGACCGCAACGACCCGGCGTGGGACCGGTTCGGGATCGTCTTCCGGGGCGGCGGCGACCTCGTCATCCGAGACCCGCGCCGGCTCGGTGGCGTCGAACTCGACCCCGACGAGTCCCGGCTCGGACCGGATGCGATGACGGTGACGCTCGCGCCGTTCCGTGCACTGCTGCGTTCGTCGGGTGCTCCGGTGAAGGCGCGTCTCATGGACCAGGCGAAGTTGGCCGGTATGGGCAATCTCCTCACCGACGACGCCCTGTGGCGGGCCGGGATCGATCCGACCCGCCCGGCCGATTCGCTGAGCGACGCCGAGGTGCAGCGCCTCCATCGTTCGATGCGGCGAACCTTGCGGGTCCTCGGGGAACGCGGTGGGAGTCACACCGGCGACATGCAGCCGGCCCGGGTGCGTGGTGGCGCCTGTCCGAAGTGCGGCGAGGAGCTGTGTCGCGGCGATGTCGGTGGGCGCACCACCTACTGGTGCCCGCGTCATCAGTCGTGA
- a CDS encoding aminotransferase class I/II-fold pyridoxal phosphate-dependent enzyme produces MTDHGPAPEPGPAPALSAATRAIRAGRANNDTALAPVLWASSTFTATGVDEAHRFATDITMPKFYGRHSNPTVADFQSAIAELEGAEASRAFASGMGAISAVVLGLCSSGDHIVAQSQLYSHTQLLFQAVCPRFGIDVTFVDGTDPDAWEAAVIPGKTTLCFAETPANPKLALVDLERFGAIKGPMTVVDGTFAPPVVQRPLEYGVDLVVHSATKSIAGHNDAILGVVSGSEELLAWIRGFAILHGAVASPFDALNGIRGIRTLAVRIRQQTETALVLAEMLESHPAVERVYYPGLPSHPQYELAQRQLDQPGGLITFDLVGGRSEGRQLVERVELAQLATSLGGPETLLTHPASTTHVGLLPQELAAAGIGEGTVRMSCGLEGADDLAADLRQALDSIS; encoded by the coding sequence ATGACCGACCACGGTCCCGCCCCTGAACCCGGTCCTGCCCCTGCGCTCAGTGCCGCGACGCGGGCCATTCGCGCCGGGCGGGCCAACAACGACACGGCGCTGGCGCCGGTGCTCTGGGCGAGCAGCACGTTCACCGCCACCGGGGTGGACGAGGCGCACCGGTTCGCGACCGACATCACGATGCCGAAGTTCTACGGGCGCCACTCCAACCCGACGGTCGCCGACTTCCAGAGCGCGATCGCCGAACTCGAGGGGGCCGAGGCGTCGCGGGCGTTCGCGTCGGGCATGGGCGCGATCAGCGCGGTGGTCCTCGGGTTGTGTTCGTCGGGCGACCACATCGTCGCCCAGTCGCAGCTCTACTCCCACACGCAGCTGCTGTTCCAGGCGGTGTGTCCCCGGTTCGGCATCGACGTCACCTTCGTCGACGGCACCGATCCCGACGCGTGGGAGGCGGCGGTGATCCCGGGGAAAACCACGCTCTGTTTCGCCGAGACGCCGGCCAACCCGAAGCTGGCGTTGGTGGATCTCGAACGGTTCGGGGCGATCAAGGGGCCGATGACGGTCGTCGACGGAACCTTCGCTCCGCCTGTCGTGCAGCGTCCGCTCGAGTACGGCGTCGACCTCGTGGTGCATTCGGCGACCAAGTCGATCGCCGGCCACAACGACGCCATCCTCGGGGTCGTCTCCGGCAGCGAGGAGTTGCTGGCGTGGATCCGCGGTTTCGCGATCCTGCACGGCGCGGTTGCCTCACCGTTCGACGCCCTCAACGGCATCCGTGGCATCCGCACCCTGGCCGTCCGCATCCGCCAGCAGACCGAGACCGCCCTGGTGCTGGCCGAGATGCTCGAATCGCATCCGGCCGTCGAGCGGGTCTACTACCCCGGCCTGCCGTCGCATCCCCAGTACGAGCTCGCCCAGCGCCAGCTCGACCAGCCCGGGGGTCTGATCACCTTTGATCTGGTCGGCGGGCGCAGTGAGGGTCGCCAGCTCGTCGAACGGGTCGAGCTCGCACAGCTGGCGACGTCTCTCGGTGGTCCCGAGACCCTGCTCACCCATCCCGCATCGACGACCCATGTGGGGCTGCTGCCCCAGGAGCTCGCCGCGGCCGGGATCGGTGAGGGCACGGTCCGCATGTCGTGCGGTCTCGAAGGGGCCGACGATCTCGCCGCGGATCTGCGCCAGGCGCTCGACTCGATCTCGTAG
- a CDS encoding homoserine O-acetyltransferase — translation MDHTDPQPLSFDPHQRFADDLPASGARKPGDPPGNRRFVTVTDGRPFALEGGGRIDEVVLAYESWGELNATASNAVLVCHALTGDSHAAGSIGPGHLSDGWWNDLIGPGKALDTDRWFVLCANVLGGCQGSTGPSSFVPGTETRYGASFPQITIRDIVRAQRRLADRLGIDRWLAVVGGSMGGMQVLEWGAMFPDRLDALIPVASCAAASPQQIAFSAVQRLAIVNDPNWAGGDYYDAPPGKGPWAGLALAREISQITYRTTEVFDQRFGRAHHEKRREFDQWGRYEVESYLDHHGQKLVRRFDANSFLVLSKAMDLHDIGRGRGGVDAALGRLSMPVLTASITSDILYPPYQQARIHAGVQAAGGVSEYHVIDSPQGHDGFLLESASLGPLIARTVATAEESR, via the coding sequence GTGGACCACACCGATCCTCAACCCCTGAGTTTCGATCCTCACCAGCGCTTCGCCGACGACCTTCCCGCGTCCGGTGCGCGCAAGCCCGGTGATCCGCCCGGCAATCGTCGTTTCGTCACCGTCACCGACGGACGTCCCTTCGCACTGGAGGGCGGCGGTCGTATCGACGAAGTCGTGCTGGCCTATGAGAGTTGGGGGGAACTCAACGCCACGGCCTCCAACGCCGTGCTGGTGTGCCACGCGTTGACCGGTGACTCCCATGCTGCCGGGTCGATCGGCCCCGGACACCTCTCCGACGGTTGGTGGAACGACCTGATCGGCCCGGGCAAGGCACTCGACACCGACCGGTGGTTCGTGCTGTGCGCCAACGTGCTCGGCGGCTGTCAGGGGAGCACCGGCCCGTCGAGCTTCGTTCCCGGCACCGAGACCCGCTACGGCGCGTCGTTCCCGCAGATCACGATCCGCGACATCGTCCGGGCCCAGCGACGGCTCGCCGATCGGTTGGGGATCGACCGCTGGCTCGCCGTTGTCGGCGGTTCGATGGGCGGCATGCAGGTACTCGAGTGGGGTGCCATGTTCCCTGATCGGCTCGACGCGCTGATCCCGGTCGCATCCTGTGCTGCGGCTAGCCCTCAGCAGATCGCCTTCAGCGCGGTCCAGCGGCTCGCCATCGTCAACGACCCCAACTGGGCCGGCGGCGACTACTACGACGCACCGCCCGGCAAGGGGCCGTGGGCCGGTCTCGCGCTCGCTCGAGAGATCTCGCAGATCACCTACCGCACCACCGAGGTGTTCGATCAGCGTTTCGGTCGTGCCCATCACGAAAAGCGGCGGGAGTTCGATCAGTGGGGGCGCTACGAGGTCGAGTCCTACCTCGATCACCACGGGCAGAAGCTGGTGCGGCGCTTCGACGCCAACTCCTTCCTCGTGCTCAGCAAGGCCATGGACCTCCACGACATCGGTCGTGGCCGCGGCGGCGTCGACGCCGCGCTCGGACGGCTGTCGATGCCGGTGCTCACCGCGTCGATCACGTCCGACATCCTCTATCCGCCGTACCAGCAGGCCCGCATCCATGCCGGCGTCCAGGCGGCCGGTGGCGTGAGCGAGTACCACGTCATCGACAGCCCACAGGGCCACGACGGGTTCCTCCTGGAATCCGCTTCGCTCGGCCCGCTGATCGCACGAACCGTCGCCACCGCCGAGGAGTCCCGATGA
- a CDS encoding N-6 DNA methylase, translated as MSGSTTWSAGIPSPTDPRIATALTLWVDAAEPDNAAGALAAIVARVAQAVRLDVALAVDGRVVEPTGAVFAVEVDEEVLTSAGPWLPGFAREALISAGDRRREGVHHTTPAMASTLVEFVADLRPFGDDDLIVDPAVGGGVFLLAAAVAMDGDRAARVGRLRGFDIDPLAVATTEAALRLWADGAPVAPGAISVRDALDGAWPEVDGPAAVVIGNPPFRSQLRGDTGRDEHRRASLARRWPEISGYVDDAAAFLLAGTEQVCDGGVVALVQPSSFLSARDAEPVRARLCRDAPPAGLWIDGGQKFAASVDTVAVLVRKGGAGGPIRRIAGVPGVGLPDHPPVGEESWASLLLVDTPHVASAEISFAQTLADVAHVTAGFRDQFYGLRGAVSDRADGRPRLITSGLIDPLECRWGRTSCRFDKQTWQAPTVDPAAVDPAIRTWVADRLTPKLVVASQTRVLEVAIDAAGDAVPCTPVITVEPRRGAPSLAHLAAALTSPVVSLLLLRSVAGSALSADAMRVSARALADLPLPVEGPAWDAAAAAVDQLDGPPSRAELVEIGRRALAAYGLADRVDVLNWWQSRLRGR; from the coding sequence ATGAGCGGCTCAACGACCTGGTCGGCTGGGATCCCCTCGCCGACTGATCCGCGGATCGCGACGGCCCTCACCCTGTGGGTGGACGCCGCCGAACCCGATAATGCCGCCGGAGCGTTGGCTGCGATCGTGGCCCGCGTCGCCCAGGCGGTTCGGCTCGATGTGGCGCTCGCTGTCGACGGACGCGTCGTCGAACCGACCGGTGCGGTCTTCGCCGTCGAGGTGGACGAGGAGGTACTCACCTCCGCCGGTCCGTGGCTCCCCGGATTCGCTCGCGAAGCCCTGATCTCGGCCGGTGACCGGCGCCGTGAGGGCGTGCACCACACCACTCCCGCGATGGCGTCGACGCTGGTCGAGTTCGTGGCGGATCTGCGACCCTTCGGCGACGACGACCTGATCGTCGATCCCGCGGTCGGCGGCGGGGTCTTCCTGCTGGCGGCGGCCGTGGCGATGGACGGCGACCGCGCCGCGCGCGTGGGCCGTCTGCGGGGGTTCGACATCGATCCGCTGGCGGTCGCGACGACGGAGGCGGCGCTGCGACTCTGGGCCGATGGTGCGCCCGTGGCGCCCGGCGCGATCAGCGTGCGGGACGCGCTCGACGGTGCGTGGCCCGAGGTGGACGGGCCGGCCGCGGTCGTCATCGGCAACCCGCCGTTCCGATCACAGCTGCGCGGCGACACGGGCCGGGATGAACACCGGCGGGCGTCGCTGGCCCGGCGGTGGCCCGAGATCAGCGGCTACGTCGACGATGCGGCCGCGTTCCTTCTGGCCGGCACCGAACAGGTTTGCGACGGGGGCGTGGTCGCCCTCGTTCAACCGTCGTCGTTTCTCTCGGCCCGAGACGCCGAACCGGTCCGTGCCCGACTATGCCGCGATGCGCCGCCCGCGGGCCTGTGGATCGACGGTGGCCAGAAATTCGCCGCATCGGTCGACACCGTCGCGGTGCTGGTTCGCAAGGGTGGCGCCGGCGGCCCCATCCGGCGGATTGCCGGGGTTCCCGGTGTCGGATTGCCCGACCATCCACCGGTCGGGGAGGAGTCGTGGGCGTCGCTGCTCCTGGTCGACACGCCACACGTGGCGTCGGCCGAGATCTCATTTGCGCAGACCCTGGCCGACGTCGCCCATGTCACGGCCGGTTTCCGCGACCAGTTCTACGGCCTGCGCGGCGCGGTGTCCGACCGGGCCGACGGACGGCCGCGGCTCATCACGTCGGGTCTCATCGATCCGCTCGAGTGCCGGTGGGGTCGTACCTCGTGCCGGTTCGACAAGCAGACCTGGCAGGCGCCGACGGTGGATCCGGCGGCCGTCGACCCCGCGATCCGCACGTGGGTGGCCGACCGGTTGACCCCCAAGCTGGTGGTCGCGAGTCAGACGAGGGTGCTGGAGGTGGCGATCGACGCGGCGGGCGACGCGGTGCCGTGCACGCCGGTGATCACCGTCGAGCCGCGGCGCGGGGCACCGTCGCTCGCCCACCTGGCGGCGGCGCTGACGTCGCCGGTCGTCTCGCTGCTGTTGCTCCGCTCGGTCGCGGGGTCGGCGCTGTCGGCCGACGCCATGCGGGTGAGCGCCCGGGCCCTCGCCGACCTCCCGCTGCCGGTCGAGGGGCCGGCGTGGGATGCCGCTGCGGCCGCCGTCGACCAGCTCGACGGTCCGCCGAGCCGGGCCGAGCTCGTCGAGATCGGTCGTCGTGCGCTCGCCGCCTACGGCCTGGCCGATCGAGTCGACGTCCTGAATTGGTGGCAATCGCGACTTCGCGGCCGATAA
- a CDS encoding DEAD/DEAH box helicase, whose translation MSETATPLPESFADLGLSDEIVDVLNERGITSPFPVQALTIPDALAGRDVCGKAKTGSGKTLAFGLPVLQLMPKAEPNRPTGLVLVPTRELANQVTEELDPVAKAVGRRALAVYGGAPIEKQIEMLDAGVDLVVATPGRMIDLIERNAVSVEAVAHVIVDEADRMADMGFLPQVEWILRNVSTDRQTLLFSATLDGAVNTLIRRYQIDPSMHEVASDEITVDEMTHRFIAVHKMDKSKVAATISRSTGRTIMFCRTKAMADRLAGDLQDFGVKAAAIHGDLRQSSREKSLRDFSEGRLEALVATDVAARGIHVDDVDIVIQYDPPSDHKTYLHRAGRTARAGSTGLVVTLSLWDEELDIKRLQKRIDVIQPITEMFSNDERLNDLVGWDPLAD comes from the coding sequence ATGTCAGAAACCGCCACTCCTCTCCCGGAATCGTTTGCGGATCTGGGTCTGAGCGACGAAATCGTCGATGTGCTCAACGAGCGAGGCATCACGTCGCCCTTCCCGGTCCAGGCCCTCACGATTCCCGACGCCCTCGCCGGCCGCGATGTCTGCGGCAAGGCCAAGACCGGCTCCGGCAAGACCCTCGCATTCGGTCTGCCCGTGCTCCAGCTCATGCCCAAGGCCGAGCCCAACCGGCCCACCGGGCTCGTGCTCGTTCCCACTCGCGAACTCGCCAATCAGGTGACGGAGGAACTCGATCCCGTCGCCAAGGCGGTCGGCCGTCGGGCCCTCGCCGTCTACGGCGGGGCACCGATCGAGAAGCAGATCGAGATGCTCGATGCCGGGGTCGATCTGGTGGTCGCCACACCGGGCCGCATGATCGATCTGATCGAGCGCAACGCCGTCTCGGTCGAGGCGGTCGCCCACGTGATCGTCGACGAGGCCGATCGCATGGCCGACATGGGGTTCCTGCCCCAGGTCGAGTGGATCCTCCGCAACGTCTCGACCGATCGCCAGACCCTGCTGTTCTCGGCGACGCTCGACGGCGCGGTCAACACCCTGATCCGCCGCTATCAGATCGACCCGTCGATGCACGAGGTCGCCAGCGACGAGATCACCGTCGACGAGATGACCCATCGGTTCATCGCCGTGCACAAGATGGACAAGTCCAAGGTGGCGGCGACCATCTCCCGCTCGACCGGTCGCACGATCATGTTCTGTCGCACCAAGGCGATGGCCGACCGACTGGCCGGCGATCTCCAGGACTTCGGCGTGAAGGCCGCTGCGATCCACGGTGATCTCCGTCAGTCGAGCCGCGAGAAGTCGCTGCGCGATTTCAGCGAGGGTCGGCTCGAGGCGCTGGTCGCGACCGATGTTGCTGCTCGTGGGATCCATGTCGACGATGTCGACATCGTGATCCAGTACGACCCGCCGTCCGACCACAAGACCTATCTGCATCGGGCGGGCCGCACCGCCCGTGCCGGCTCGACCGGGCTCGTCGTCACCCTGTCGCTCTGGGACGAGGAGCTCGACATCAAGCGGCTCCAGAAGCGCATCGACGTCATCCAGCCGATCACCGAGATGTTCTCCAACGATGAGCGGCTCAACGACCTGGTCGGCTGGGATCCCCTCGCCGACTGA
- a CDS encoding MGMT family protein, with translation MLGSDRSAWTDFERAVGEVLDRLEPGDLVTYGEVAAEAGRPGAARAVGSVLRRSDGIFPWWRVVSASGRLLPGHEAEQTRRLTAEGIEVRDGRIRG, from the coding sequence GTGCTCGGCTCCGACCGATCGGCATGGACCGACTTCGAGCGGGCGGTCGGCGAGGTGCTCGACCGGCTCGAGCCGGGTGACCTGGTGACCTACGGCGAGGTCGCCGCGGAAGCGGGTCGTCCCGGCGCGGCCCGCGCCGTCGGCTCGGTGCTGCGCCGATCCGACGGCATCTTCCCCTGGTGGCGGGTGGTCAGCGCGAGTGGGCGCCTGTTGCCCGGTCACGAGGCCGAGCAGACGAGGCGGTTGACGGCCGAGGGCATCGAGGTCCGTGACGGTCGGATCCGAGGCTGA
- a CDS encoding adenylate/guanylate cyclase domain-containing protein, which yields MTDDTAATTNRVMRAFAFIDLSSFTAYTEAEGDDKAVEVLRLFRVAVRDAASSRGVRIAKWLGDGAMLVGVESEPLVEAVVDIETRISESGSPLPLRAGIAVGPVILFEGDDYIGHAVNIAARLCDEAAPREVLALANTVSSLLVNTVAEPVGERIIRGLDEPVQIVRLTALV from the coding sequence GTGACCGACGACACTGCTGCGACGACGAACCGGGTCATGAGGGCGTTCGCGTTCATCGATCTCTCGAGCTTCACCGCCTACACCGAGGCGGAGGGCGACGATAAGGCCGTCGAGGTGCTGCGCCTGTTCCGCGTCGCCGTGCGAGACGCGGCTTCCTCGCGGGGTGTGCGCATCGCCAAGTGGTTGGGCGACGGTGCCATGCTCGTGGGCGTCGAGAGCGAGCCGCTCGTCGAAGCGGTGGTCGACATCGAGACCCGTATCAGCGAGTCCGGGTCGCCGCTGCCGCTGCGGGCCGGCATCGCCGTGGGCCCCGTCATCTTGTTCGAGGGCGACGACTACATCGGGCACGCGGTCAACATCGCGGCCAGATTGTGCGACGAGGCGGCGCCGCGCGAAGTGCTCGCCCTGGCCAACACGGTCTCGTCGCTGCTGGTCAACACGGTGGCCGAACCCGTCGGCGAGCGGATCATCCGTGGTCTCGACGAGCCCGTGCAGATCGTTCGGCTCACCGCCCTGGTCTGA
- a CDS encoding serine hydrolase domain-containing protein has protein sequence MSPFASLADWPVTTVAAAVVDRDGIHRHGPTDLAMPLASVTKLITAMAALVAHEEGTLPLDEPLTPEGATAADLLAHSAGIAPDRPEPMTLPHTRRIYSTAAYEILADHIAARSGIAFVDYLHEAVALPLGMQSTRLLGSAGADAHASVDDLLLLAEAWTTPLLVDASTLSRATRPHLPDLSGVLPGYGRQDPNPWGLGPEIRGDKTPHWTSSANSPRTFGHFGQSGTMLWIDPDVGVTAIALTDRDFGNWAITAWPRFSADALDR, from the coding sequence ATGAGCCCCTTCGCATCGCTCGCCGATTGGCCGGTCACGACGGTCGCCGCCGCGGTCGTCGACCGCGACGGCATCCACCGCCACGGGCCGACCGATCTCGCGATGCCGCTGGCATCGGTCACGAAGCTGATCACGGCGATGGCTGCGCTCGTCGCCCACGAGGAGGGCACGCTCCCACTCGACGAACCCCTGACCCCCGAGGGGGCGACGGCCGCCGACCTGCTGGCGCACAGCGCGGGCATCGCTCCCGACCGCCCCGAGCCGATGACCCTCCCTCACACCCGCCGGATCTACTCGACTGCGGCCTACGAGATCCTCGCCGACCACATCGCCGCCCGCTCGGGTATCGCATTCGTCGACTACCTCCACGAGGCCGTCGCGCTGCCCCTCGGTATGCAATCGACACGGCTCCTCGGCTCGGCCGGCGCCGACGCCCACGCGTCGGTCGACGATCTCCTGCTGCTCGCCGAGGCGTGGACCACGCCGCTCCTCGTCGACGCGTCGACGCTGTCGCGTGCGACGCGACCCCACCTCCCCGACCTGAGCGGGGTCCTGCCCGGCTACGGACGACAGGACCCGAACCCGTGGGGACTCGGTCCGGAGATCCGCGGCGACAAGACCCCCCACTGGACCTCGTCGGCGAACTCGCCCCGCACCTTCGGCCATTTCGGCCAGTCCGGCACGATGCTGTGGATCGATCCGGACGTGGGGGTCACCGCGATCGCGTTGACCGATCGCGACTTCGGCAACTGGGCGATCACCGCCTGGCCCCGATTCTCGGCCGACGCCCTCGATCGCTGA
- a CDS encoding phosphotransferase: MNERRNPMAMARARHALLQAGLDSTVPLEPASSVTNEVWLTPTHVVRVNRRPNQRLRREAILGPSLPAEIGYPMVVAYGGRMGADYLVLKRVPGKPLAQWWPSMTPTQRRSAISQLAVKMKRLHCTPGPADLPVIDAPQMLRGETLSPVMSLLVALDQARSLPHVDRGLIDDVERMVYDLTPSIEPFDSTYLVHGDLTFENILWDGTKITAILDFEWSRASPADVDLDVFLRMCCLPHLHVGDDLVDRTRAEDYADIPWWLREDYPELFDVPRQFDRLRLYAIAYDLRDLTMFPPPAPAHQLNEHHSLNRLRRTVVGNSHLDRLDAAAGVV, from the coding sequence GTGAACGAACGCCGTAACCCCATGGCAATGGCCCGCGCCCGCCACGCCCTCCTCCAGGCCGGTCTCGACTCGACCGTTCCGCTGGAGCCGGCGAGCAGTGTGACGAACGAGGTCTGGCTGACGCCGACCCACGTGGTGCGGGTGAACCGACGCCCCAACCAGCGCCTGCGCCGCGAGGCGATCCTCGGCCCGAGCCTGCCCGCCGAGATCGGCTACCCCATGGTCGTCGCCTACGGCGGCCGGATGGGTGCGGACTATCTGGTGCTCAAGCGCGTGCCCGGCAAGCCCCTCGCCCAGTGGTGGCCGTCCATGACACCGACCCAGCGTCGCTCGGCCATCAGCCAGCTCGCCGTGAAGATGAAGCGCCTGCACTGCACGCCCGGCCCCGCCGATCTGCCGGTCATCGACGCGCCCCAGATGCTGCGGGGAGAGACCCTCTCCCCGGTCATGTCGCTGCTCGTGGCCCTGGACCAGGCCCGCTCGCTCCCCCATGTCGACCGTGGCCTCATCGACGATGTCGAACGCATGGTCTACGACCTCACTCCGTCGATCGAGCCGTTCGACAGCACGTACCTCGTCCACGGCGATCTCACGTTCGAGAACATTCTCTGGGACGGCACGAAGATCACGGCGATCCTCGACTTCGAGTGGTCACGCGCCTCACCGGCCGACGTCGACCTCGACGTGTTCCTCCGCATGTGCTGCCTTCCCCACCTGCACGTCGGCGACGACCTCGTCGACCGGACGCGGGCCGAGGACTATGCCGACATTCCGTGGTGGTTGCGCGAGGACTACCCCGAGCTCTTCGACGTTCCCCGGCAGTTCGATCGCCTGCGGCTCTACGCGATCGCCTACGACCTCCGTGACCTCACCATGTTTCCGCCGCCGGCACCCGCCCATCAGCTCAACGAACACCACTCGCTGAATCGGCTACGACGCACCGTCGTCGGGAACAGCCACCTCGATCGGCTCGACGCCGCCGCCGGCGTCGTCTGA
- the lgt gene encoding prolipoprotein diacylglyceryl transferase produces MFLASFPSPPSEAIELGPLTLRAYGLAIAFGVLAAVWLAQKRWTAVGGDPDDISRIAMWAVPAGLIGARLYHVLTDWRFDEGWAKPFKIWEGGLGIPGGMAAGIIVAVWIIRREGWDRPSLLDAAVPSLPLAQAIGRIGNWFNQELFGGPTDLPWAVEISPENRPVEYLDSATFHPTFLYEALWNLGLVVFLIWLGTTRRLRTGSLLAVYVVGYLVARLWLETVRVDPATEIGGVRVNIWMSIIGITIAGGWLLLRGRRGSSDDAGGGVEPIEVAVPDDGAS; encoded by the coding sequence ATGTTCCTCGCCTCGTTCCCCAGTCCGCCGAGTGAGGCGATCGAGCTCGGCCCGCTGACCCTGCGGGCCTACGGTCTCGCGATCGCGTTCGGTGTCCTCGCCGCCGTGTGGCTCGCGCAGAAGCGGTGGACTGCGGTCGGCGGCGATCCCGACGACATCTCGAGGATCGCGATGTGGGCCGTACCGGCGGGGTTGATCGGGGCCCGGCTCTACCACGTGCTCACCGATTGGCGCTTCGACGAGGGCTGGGCGAAGCCGTTCAAGATCTGGGAGGGCGGCCTCGGCATCCCCGGCGGCATGGCCGCCGGAATCATCGTCGCGGTCTGGATCATCCGGCGCGAGGGATGGGATCGTCCGAGCCTGCTCGACGCGGCGGTGCCGTCGTTGCCGTTGGCGCAGGCGATCGGGCGCATCGGCAACTGGTTCAACCAGGAGCTGTTCGGTGGTCCGACCGACCTTCCCTGGGCGGTCGAGATCTCGCCCGAGAACCGTCCGGTCGAGTATCTCGACTCGGCGACCTTCCACCCGACGTTCCTCTACGAGGCGTTGTGGAATCTGGGCCTGGTCGTGTTTCTCATCTGGCTCGGCACGACCCGTCGGTTGCGCACGGGTTCGCTGCTCGCGGTCTACGTCGTCGGCTACCTCGTGGCCCGACTGTGGCTCGAGACGGTGCGCGTCGACCCGGCGACGGAGATCGGCGGGGTGCGGGTCAACATCTGGATGAGCATCATCGGCATCACCATCGCCGGTGGCTGGTTGCTCCTGCGGGGCCGCCGGGGTTCGTCAGACGACGCCGGCGGCGGCGTCGAGCCGATCGAGGTGGCTGTTCCCGACGACGGTGCGTCGTAG